A genome region from Streptomyces showdoensis includes the following:
- a CDS encoding helix-turn-helix domain-containing protein translates to MKDLTLTDRVGAADPATGLRAAQALHRLAEQIESAAVDHARSQGWSWEQIGDALGVSRQSVHSKYRR, encoded by the coding sequence ATGAAGGACCTCACCCTGACCGACCGCGTCGGCGCCGCCGACCCCGCCACCGGCCTGCGGGCCGCCCAGGCCCTGCACCGGCTGGCCGAGCAGATCGAATCGGCGGCGGTCGACCACGCCCGCTCCCAGGGCTGGTCCTGGGAGCAGATCGGCGACGCCCTGGGCGTCTCCCGTCAATCCGTCCACAGCAAGTACCGGAGGTGA
- a CDS encoding Clp protease N-terminal domain-containing protein, translated as MFDRLLDRGPLGTVMKAALDEAWRRGDRRLGTEHLLLGLLHDETQARILGVTLEQARAALDALDRAALAAVGIRTDHAYPGAVNPTSSRPPLSVGSLTSNARAVVSPGAGKRPRTTEAVLESLLDCALPDPAAELLAALGVDPVRVRRRSAHPES; from the coding sequence GTGTTCGACCGACTGCTGGACAGGGGCCCGCTCGGCACCGTGATGAAGGCGGCCCTCGACGAGGCCTGGCGGCGCGGCGACCGCCGTCTCGGGACCGAACACCTCCTGCTCGGACTGCTCCACGACGAGACTCAGGCCCGGATCCTCGGCGTCACGCTCGAACAGGCGCGCGCCGCGCTCGATGCCCTCGACCGCGCCGCGCTGGCCGCCGTGGGCATCCGCACCGACCACGCGTACCCCGGCGCGGTCAACCCGACGAGCAGCCGCCCGCCGCTCAGCGTCGGCTCGCTGACCTCCAACGCCAGAGCCGTCGTGAGCCCCGGCGCGGGCAAGCGGCCCCGTACCACCGAAGCCGTCCTGGAGTCCTTGCTGGACTGCGCGCTGCCGGATCCCGCCGCCGAACTCCTCGCGGCGCTGGGCGTGGACCCGGTGCGGGTGCGCCGGCGGTCGGCCCATCCGGAGTCCTGA
- a CDS encoding MFS transporter, with amino-acid sequence MTERTKPRAVSDTTTPETETAPGSVPIPAVPIPAAAIPAAAPGAVRLGLRENRAQFALLVVVTVAVGALVGLERTTVPLIGVEAFGLTSNLAVFSFIVAFGLTKALTNLAAGALTARFRRRQLLLAGWLAGVPVPFVLAWAPSWWWIVAANVLLGVNQGLTWSMTVNMKIDLVGPARRGLATGLNEAAGYVAVGASALLTGWLATHYGLRPAPELIGAVFVGAGLVLSLLAKDTAAHLALELARHPAPAGAVGPDAGEVPFAAAFARTSWRDRSLRGASQAGLVNNLNDGLTWGVFPLLFADHGLGIAAIGLIKGLYPLLWGFGQIPAGHLADRIGRKPLIVSGMLVQAAGLLAAVALLDRPLFAGLLSAVGLGIGTALVYPALIAAVSDRAHPSWRANALGTYRFWRDLGYAAGALLAGVLADAIGLNATILTAATLTAASGLLAARWVSDPDRRPR; translated from the coding sequence ATGACCGAGCGGACGAAGCCGAGGGCGGTGTCGGACACCACGACACCCGAGACCGAGACCGCGCCCGGATCCGTCCCCATCCCCGCCGTCCCCATCCCCGCCGCCGCCATCCCCGCCGCAGCCCCCGGCGCGGTGCGACTGGGGCTGCGGGAGAACCGGGCGCAGTTCGCGCTGCTCGTCGTCGTCACGGTCGCGGTCGGCGCACTCGTCGGCCTGGAGCGCACCACGGTGCCGCTCATCGGGGTCGAGGCCTTCGGGCTCACCAGCAACCTGGCGGTCTTCTCCTTCATCGTGGCCTTCGGCCTGACCAAGGCCCTCACCAACCTCGCGGCCGGCGCCCTGACGGCCCGCTTCCGGCGCAGGCAGCTGCTGCTCGCGGGCTGGCTCGCGGGCGTGCCGGTGCCTTTCGTGCTGGCGTGGGCGCCGTCCTGGTGGTGGATCGTCGCGGCGAACGTGCTCCTCGGCGTGAACCAGGGTCTGACCTGGTCGATGACCGTGAACATGAAGATCGACCTCGTGGGGCCGGCCCGCCGCGGCCTGGCCACGGGCCTGAACGAGGCCGCCGGCTACGTGGCGGTCGGGGCGTCCGCCCTGCTCACGGGCTGGCTGGCGACCCACTACGGGCTCCGTCCGGCACCGGAACTCATCGGCGCGGTCTTCGTGGGGGCGGGGCTGGTCCTCTCCCTCCTCGCCAAGGACACGGCCGCCCACCTGGCACTGGAACTCGCCCGGCACCCCGCCCCGGCGGGAGCCGTCGGGCCTGATGCGGGCGAGGTCCCGTTCGCCGCCGCCTTCGCCCGCACCTCGTGGCGTGACCGCTCCCTGCGCGGGGCGAGCCAGGCGGGCCTGGTGAACAACCTCAACGACGGCCTGACCTGGGGCGTCTTCCCGCTGCTCTTCGCCGACCACGGGCTCGGCATCGCCGCGATCGGCCTGATCAAGGGGCTCTACCCGCTCCTGTGGGGCTTCGGCCAGATCCCGGCCGGCCACCTGGCCGACCGGATCGGCCGCAAGCCGCTGATCGTCTCCGGCATGCTGGTCCAGGCCGCCGGCCTCCTCGCCGCCGTCGCCCTCCTCGACCGCCCCCTGTTCGCCGGACTGCTCTCCGCCGTGGGCCTGGGCATCGGCACCGCGCTGGTGTACCCCGCCCTCATCGCCGCCGTCTCCGACCGGGCCCACCCGTCCTGGCGGGCGAACGCCCTCGGCACGTACCGCTTCTGGCGCGACCTCGGCTACGCGGCCGGCGCACTCCTGGCGGGCGTACTGGCCGACGCGATCGGCCTGAACGCGACGATCCTGACGGCCGCCACCCTGACCGCCGCCTCCGGCCTGCTGGCGGCGCGCTGGGTGAGCGACCCCGACCGACGACCGCGATGA
- a CDS encoding MBL fold metallo-hydrolase, which produces MFFAQYYLDCLSQASYMIADETTGQAVVVDPRRDVSEYLADAAAHGFSVVGVINTHFHADFVAGHLEMADRTGAWIGYGSGAETEYPIRTLAEGERIVLGDVTLRILATPGHTPESISVLVYERAADAVPYGVLTGDALFIGDVGRPDLLASVGVTAEELGAMLHDSVQNKLMALPDEVRVFPAHGAGSACGKNLSTEKQSTIGEQRATNYACAPMGREEFVALVTAGQSAAPGYFAYDAELNRKERLLYDAAAAPRPLSLDEFAELRRSGAVVVDARSPQDFANGHLRGAVNVPAEGRFAEQAGTVLDPADELIVMAPENREEEVVTRLARIGFDRAVGYLRNPEDALTALADEVAPASRLTAARLRAALAGDEPPLVVDVRTCGERGANGFIESALHIPLSELPARTDELPTDRPLVLHCAGGHRSSIAASLLRHRGFGDVSDILGGYAAWALSTEPADA; this is translated from the coding sequence GTGTTCTTCGCCCAGTACTACCTCGACTGCCTCTCCCAGGCGTCGTACATGATCGCCGACGAGACGACGGGCCAGGCCGTCGTCGTCGACCCCCGCCGCGACGTGTCCGAGTACCTCGCCGACGCCGCCGCGCACGGCTTCTCCGTCGTCGGCGTGATCAACACCCACTTCCACGCCGACTTCGTCGCCGGCCACCTGGAGATGGCCGACCGCACCGGCGCCTGGATCGGCTACGGCAGCGGGGCCGAGACCGAGTACCCCATCCGCACGCTCGCCGAGGGCGAGCGCATCGTGCTCGGCGACGTCACCCTCCGGATCCTGGCGACGCCCGGCCACACCCCCGAGTCGATCAGCGTCCTCGTGTACGAGCGCGCCGCCGACGCCGTGCCGTACGGCGTGCTCACCGGCGACGCGCTGTTCATCGGCGACGTCGGCCGACCCGACCTGCTCGCCTCCGTGGGCGTGACCGCCGAGGAGCTCGGCGCCATGCTCCACGACAGCGTCCAGAACAAGCTCATGGCCCTCCCCGACGAGGTGCGGGTCTTCCCCGCCCACGGGGCCGGCTCCGCCTGCGGCAAGAACCTCTCCACGGAGAAGCAGTCCACCATCGGCGAGCAGCGCGCCACCAACTACGCCTGCGCCCCGATGGGCCGGGAGGAGTTCGTCGCCCTCGTCACCGCCGGACAGTCCGCCGCGCCCGGCTACTTCGCCTACGACGCCGAACTGAACCGCAAGGAGCGGCTCCTGTACGACGCGGCGGCGGCGCCGCGACCGCTCTCCCTGGACGAGTTCGCCGAACTGCGGCGCTCCGGCGCGGTCGTGGTGGACGCCCGTTCGCCGCAGGACTTCGCCAACGGGCACCTGCGGGGCGCGGTCAACGTGCCCGCCGAGGGACGGTTCGCCGAACAGGCCGGCACCGTCCTCGACCCGGCCGACGAACTGATCGTCATGGCGCCGGAGAACCGCGAGGAAGAGGTCGTCACCCGCCTCGCCCGCATCGGCTTCGACCGGGCCGTCGGCTACCTGCGCAACCCGGAGGACGCCCTGACCGCCCTCGCCGACGAGGTCGCCCCCGCGAGCCGTCTGACCGCCGCCCGCCTGCGCGCCGCCCTCGCCGGCGACGAACCCCCGCTCGTCGTCGACGTCCGCACCTGCGGCGAACGCGGAGCGAACGGCTTCATCGAGAGCGCCCTGCACATCCCGCTGAGCGAACTCCCCGCCCGGACCGACGAGCTGCCCACGGATCGTCCCCTGGTGCTGCACTGCGCCGGCGGCCACCGGTCGTCCATCGCGGCGAGCCTCCTGCGCCACCGCGGCTTCGGCGACGTCTCCGACATCCTCGGCGGCTACGCCGCCTGGGCCCTGTCGACGGAACCCGCCGACGCCTGA
- a CDS encoding sulfite exporter TauE/SafE family protein: MTALVIAASLLVGVSLGILGGGGSILTVPILVYLAGQDTKEAIATSLFVVGVTSLAALVPHARARRVRWRTGLLFGAFSMVGAYGGGRIAEYVPGTALLVAFALMMLATAVAMLRKPRRGGEPKIRHRDLPLKHIAVEGLVVGAVTGLVGSGGGFLVVPALAILGGLPMGIAVGTSLLVIAMKSFAGLAGHLSGVQIDWGLALMVTAAAVAGSVIGARFAGRIPQDALRKAFGWFVVVMGVFVLAQQLDTGLWAHPATWGVLGAAVLAATAARLRTKSSG; encoded by the coding sequence GTGACCGCCCTCGTCATCGCGGCCTCCCTGCTCGTCGGCGTCAGCCTCGGCATCCTCGGCGGCGGAGGGTCGATCCTGACCGTGCCGATCCTGGTCTACCTGGCCGGGCAGGACACGAAGGAGGCGATCGCGACCTCCCTCTTCGTCGTCGGCGTCACCAGCCTGGCCGCGCTCGTACCGCACGCCCGTGCCCGCCGGGTCCGGTGGAGGACCGGCCTGCTCTTCGGCGCCTTCAGCATGGTCGGCGCCTACGGCGGCGGACGGATCGCCGAGTACGTGCCCGGTACGGCGCTCCTCGTCGCGTTCGCCCTGATGATGCTCGCCACGGCGGTCGCGATGCTCCGCAAGCCGCGGCGCGGCGGCGAGCCGAAGATCCGGCACCGCGACCTGCCGCTCAAGCACATCGCGGTCGAGGGTCTGGTCGTCGGCGCCGTCACCGGCCTGGTCGGCTCCGGCGGAGGGTTCCTCGTGGTCCCGGCGCTCGCCATCCTCGGCGGCCTGCCCATGGGCATCGCCGTCGGCACCTCGCTCCTGGTCATCGCCATGAAGTCGTTCGCCGGCCTGGCCGGACACCTCTCGGGCGTGCAGATCGACTGGGGCCTGGCCCTGATGGTGACCGCGGCGGCGGTGGCGGGCAGCGTCATCGGCGCCCGCTTCGCGGGGCGCATCCCGCAGGACGCCCTGCGCAAGGCCTTCGGGTGGTTCGTCGTGGTGATGGGCGTCTTCGTCCTGGCCCAGCAACTGGACACCGGCCTGTGGGCCCACCCGGCGACCTGGGGCGTCCTCGGCGCCGCGGTGCTCGCCGCGACAGCTGCCCGATTGCGAACGAAAAGTAGTGGTTAA
- a CDS encoding DUF7144 family membrane protein encodes MGQQAAQPSGTPGGGRNSQDSRGWVAGGVMFAAVLMLCSGILAVLQGIAAVAENEVYTRIGTYVYELNLTGWGWIHIVLGALVALTGAGLLKGRTWARFAGLLLVSLSLLAQFLFLPYSPFWSILLMAIDVFVIWALASSLDDPGSRTTAS; translated from the coding sequence ATGGGCCAGCAGGCAGCGCAGCCGTCAGGGACGCCCGGGGGCGGCCGGAACAGCCAGGACAGCAGGGGCTGGGTGGCCGGCGGGGTGATGTTCGCGGCGGTGCTGATGCTGTGCAGCGGCATCCTCGCGGTCCTGCAGGGCATCGCCGCCGTGGCCGAGAACGAGGTGTACACCCGCATCGGCACGTACGTGTACGAGCTGAACCTCACCGGCTGGGGCTGGATCCACATCGTCCTCGGCGCGCTCGTCGCCCTCACCGGTGCGGGCCTGCTGAAGGGCCGGACCTGGGCACGCTTCGCGGGCCTGCTCCTCGTCTCGCTCAGCCTGCTCGCACAGTTCCTCTTCCTGCCGTACTCGCCGTTCTGGTCGATCCTGCTGATGGCGATCGACGTGTTCGTGATCTGGGCGCTGGCCAGCAGCCTGGACGACCCGGGCAGCCGGACCACGGCGAGCTGA
- a CDS encoding multicopper oxidase family protein, producing MTRKPPIARRSLLLAGLGAAGAGALTACSGSGSGSGSGTSGGPTLVGASGPEVARAEKARADTRTGTGKERKHTLTAASAKADLGAGITVRTWAFDGRAPGKEIRIDAGDTLVASLANQLPDRTTTSLHWHGIALRGDMDGVPPATQTAVRPGSTFTYRFIAPDPGTYFFHPHVGVQLDRGLYAPLIVEDPKEPLAYDAEWVVVLDDWLDGVTGTPDQAFAELSKGMGPHAGMDMGDGGTGGSGMPGHDMGGGSAPPSRGFTLMGARSELLGGDAGDVAYPHHLVNGRVPADPDVHRGEPGRKVRLRIVNAGSDTAYRVALGGHRMTITHTDGFPVRHEEVDALLVGMGERYDVLVTLADGVFPLVALAEGKNATGMALVRTGSGAAPAPTVRPKELDGRLLTATQLRAADAVRLEAAKPDIVHRVDISGTMAAYDWALNGRRFDMDDPTANPLLIEEGRRVRLEFVNRTEMWHPMHLHGHTYQLGAAGPRKDTAIVLPGRTLSVDFDADNPGQWMLHCHNAYHGEAGMMALVAYRS from the coding sequence ATGACCCGCAAGCCCCCCATCGCCCGCCGCTCCCTCCTGCTCGCCGGGCTCGGCGCGGCCGGCGCCGGCGCGCTCACCGCGTGCTCCGGCTCCGGCTCCGGTTCCGGTTCCGGTACGAGCGGCGGCCCGACGCTCGTCGGCGCCTCGGGCCCCGAGGTGGCCAGGGCGGAGAAGGCCCGAGCCGACACCCGTACCGGCACCGGCAAGGAGCGGAAGCACACCCTCACGGCGGCGTCGGCCAAGGCCGACCTCGGAGCCGGGATCACCGTCAGGACCTGGGCGTTCGACGGCCGGGCCCCCGGCAAGGAGATCAGGATCGACGCCGGCGACACCCTGGTCGCGTCGCTCGCCAACCAACTCCCGGACCGCACCACCACCTCCCTCCACTGGCACGGGATCGCCCTGCGCGGCGACATGGACGGCGTGCCGCCCGCCACGCAGACCGCCGTCCGTCCGGGATCCACGTTCACCTACCGGTTCATCGCCCCCGACCCGGGCACGTACTTCTTCCACCCGCACGTCGGGGTCCAGCTTGACCGCGGCCTGTACGCGCCGCTGATCGTGGAGGACCCCAAGGAGCCGCTGGCGTACGACGCGGAGTGGGTCGTCGTCCTGGACGACTGGCTCGACGGCGTCACCGGCACCCCGGATCAGGCCTTCGCGGAACTCTCCAAGGGGATGGGCCCGCACGCGGGCATGGACATGGGGGACGGAGGAACCGGCGGGAGCGGCATGCCCGGACATGACATGGGCGGCGGGTCCGCCCCTCCGTCCAGGGGGTTCACGCTGATGGGCGCGCGGAGCGAGCTGCTGGGCGGTGACGCCGGGGACGTGGCGTACCCGCACCACCTCGTCAACGGCCGCGTCCCCGCCGACCCCGACGTCCACCGCGGCGAGCCGGGCCGGAAGGTGCGCCTGCGCATCGTCAACGCAGGGTCCGACACCGCGTACCGGGTGGCGCTCGGCGGCCACCGGATGACGATCACCCACACCGACGGATTCCCCGTGCGGCACGAGGAGGTCGACGCGCTGCTCGTCGGCATGGGGGAGCGGTACGACGTGCTGGTCACCCTCGCCGACGGCGTGTTCCCGCTCGTCGCGCTGGCCGAGGGCAAGAACGCCACCGGCATGGCGCTGGTGCGGACCGGTTCCGGCGCCGCACCGGCCCCGACCGTGCGGCCGAAGGAGCTGGACGGGCGGCTGCTGACGGCGACGCAGCTGCGCGCCGCCGACGCCGTACGCCTGGAGGCGGCGAAGCCGGACATCGTGCACCGCGTCGACATCAGCGGCACGATGGCTGCCTACGACTGGGCCCTGAACGGCAGGCGCTTCGACATGGACGACCCGACGGCGAACCCCCTGCTGATCGAGGAAGGCCGCCGCGTCCGCCTGGAGTTCGTCAACCGCACCGAGATGTGGCACCCGATGCACCTGCACGGCCACACCTACCAGCTCGGCGCCGCCGGCCCCCGCAAGGACACCGCCATCGTCCTGCCCGGCAGGACCCTGTCGGTGGACTTCGACGCCGACAACCCCGGCCAGTGGATGCTCCACTGCCACAACGCGTATCACGGCGAGGCCGGGATGATGGCGCTGGTCGCCTATCGCTCCTGA
- a CDS encoding metal-sensitive transcriptional regulator, whose product MQVEEGAVRPVLNRLRRAQGQLAAVIAMIEAGRDCKDVVTQLAAVSKALDRAGFKIVASGMRQCLAESAADAPPMSEEELEKLFLALA is encoded by the coding sequence GTGCAGGTGGAAGAAGGGGCCGTGCGCCCCGTACTGAATCGGCTGCGCCGCGCCCAGGGGCAGCTCGCCGCCGTCATCGCCATGATCGAGGCGGGTCGTGACTGCAAGGACGTGGTCACTCAGCTCGCCGCCGTCTCCAAAGCCCTCGACCGGGCCGGATTCAAGATCGTGGCCAGCGGGATGAGGCAATGCCTCGCCGAGAGCGCCGCCGATGCCCCGCCCATGTCGGAGGAGGAGCTCGAGAAGCTCTTCCTGGCCCTGGCCTGA
- a CDS encoding rhodanese-like domain-containing protein yields the protein MTESRANPASPANPANPAKPESPQGSASREEPGRNSSIAPAVLHALVREGRAPRLLDVRTPGEFRTVHIPGSYNVPLATLREHRAELLSHLDEEVVLVCRSGARAAQAEKALAEAGLPNLRVLEGGMNAWEAAGGPANRGAERWDMERQVRLVAGSIVLVTGLVGVFVPGAHLVGTAIGAGLTYAALSNSCAMGVLLSKLPYNRGPRTDIRTVIAELRSTP from the coding sequence ATGACCGAGAGCCGCGCGAACCCCGCGAGCCCTGCGAACCCCGCGAACCCTGCGAAGCCCGAGAGCCCCCAGGGCTCCGCGAGCCGAGAGGAGCCCGGGAGGAACTCCTCGATCGCCCCCGCCGTCCTCCACGCGCTCGTCCGTGAAGGGCGTGCGCCGCGCCTGCTCGACGTGCGGACCCCAGGCGAGTTCCGGACCGTGCACATACCCGGCTCGTACAACGTGCCCCTCGCCACCCTGCGCGAGCACCGCGCCGAGCTGCTGTCCCACCTCGACGAGGAGGTCGTGCTCGTCTGCCGCTCCGGCGCCCGTGCCGCCCAGGCCGAGAAGGCCCTCGCCGAGGCGGGCCTGCCGAACCTCCGCGTGCTCGAAGGCGGCATGAACGCCTGGGAGGCGGCCGGAGGCCCCGCGAACCGGGGTGCCGAGCGGTGGGACATGGAGCGCCAGGTCCGGCTGGTCGCCGGCTCGATCGTGCTCGTCACCGGTCTCGTCGGCGTGTTCGTGCCCGGCGCGCACCTGGTCGGCACCGCGATCGGCGCCGGCCTGACGTACGCGGCGCTCAGCAACTCCTGCGCCATGGGCGTCCTGCTCTCCAAGCTCCCCTACAACCGGGGGCCGCGCACCGACATCCGCACGGTCATCGCGGAACTGCGGAGCACCCCGTGA
- a CDS encoding DUF6153 family protein — translation MAFNVNGQGETADGRRSGEEVDVVERGGAGRRLGVLFMLLVAFAVLVHHEAAPAAATPARGMTHAMPSDASSAEEAKAAMGVCPSPGAGHCSAPVVDPPTVAAKALGEADRTRRVSGPSARPVLGATLGRAPPDLSILSQLRI, via the coding sequence TTGGCTTTCAACGTGAACGGCCAAGGGGAGACGGCCGATGGCCGACGGTCAGGGGAGGAGGTCGACGTGGTGGAGCGTGGTGGAGCCGGGCGAAGGCTCGGTGTGCTGTTCATGCTGCTCGTCGCCTTCGCCGTGCTCGTCCACCACGAGGCCGCGCCGGCGGCGGCAACCCCCGCCCGGGGCATGACCCACGCCATGCCGAGTGACGCCTCCTCGGCCGAGGAGGCGAAGGCGGCCATGGGGGTCTGCCCGAGTCCCGGCGCGGGACACTGTTCGGCCCCGGTCGTCGATCCGCCCACGGTCGCCGCGAAGGCGCTCGGGGAAGCCGACCGCACCCGTCGTGTCTCCGGTCCGAGCGCACGGCCGGTGCTCGGCGCGACGCTCGGGCGCGCGCCACCCGATCTGTCGATCCTGTCTCAGCTGCGCATATAG